The genomic interval GCACAGCCAATCGGCTTATGTAGCCCAGCAGCTGCGACTTGGCCACACCGGGATCTCCCATGAGGCAGATGTTGATGTTGCCGCGAATCTTCATGCCATCGGGACGTTTGTCTACTCCTCCGACtaaaaggagcagcagcgcTTTCTTCACATCCAAATGGCCATAGATTTCGGGAGCCAAGCTGGTGGCCAGGCGCTCGTAGAAGTCATCCTGGGCCAATTCCTCCAGCTCTTCCGGCGTCAGCTCGGCATCTTTGTCCGAGATCTCGTCGTTCTTGTTGATACAGATGATGCGCTATTGGGACATTAACAATAGATTAACCATACACataattttgttgtatttcaaTGAGGTAACTCACGTGAGCTTGGAGGAATGTCTCTGAGAGCAGACCTTGAATCATCTGAGCGAAACCGGTGCGCATCAGTGGCAAGAACACTCCGGAGACCACAATGTGATCTCCAGGCTGGGCCATTCGCGTGACCTCACCCCTGCACATGATGGTCATGCTGCGTGGAATGTGGCCCACGGGCACCTGGTCGCTGTGCTCCTGCATCTTGACCTCCTGGAACTTGACGAACTTGGAGCCACGGGTTTGCAAATACAGCCGTCCTCCTGCTTTGTTCACTCGGCAATCATCCGAAGGGCAATCGTGCACGGGCGTAAAGGATAGCGAGTTGACTGGCTGATATGTCTCCGAGCCACAGCGATCACACGTGTAGGTGGCCACCACCATCATGGGCTTGACTTCCGTGCAGCGTGTAACGATGCCACGAACGGTGACCAGTTTGCCAATATGCTGGGCCTTCACCTCGCGAATAGAGTGCGCCTTCTCCGTGGACAGTGGTTTGAAGCCCACCTCGCTGAAAGGAAGAAAGAGAAAATGGAGTTAGATTTGCGGAAAAATTGCGAAATAGAAACACTTACAATCGCTTCATCAGCTCCGAGGGGAAGGAGTTGCGCTCATCGCGCTGTTCCATGGGATTCCGGGTGCGGGACTCCATCATCAGGCGGTGCTCGATGTAGACATCCAAGGCGTCCTTGGCGTGCACCTCCTGCTGTTTGTAGCTGGGCAGGAGTTCAGCAATCACATCGCTGAATATGGACGTGTAACGCCGGCAATTGTCGACCACCGCTTCCGCGAGACTTTCATTGAACTCCGCCAGATCATCCAGATCGATGGTGATCAGAACTTGCTCCCGATGGGCCAGCTTCACCAGCTGTGAGCCGTAGACGAACTCCTTTTTGCCATCATCGTCGCACTTGCAGAATTCCGACAAGAAGGTCTTGATCGATTCTGCAAATCAACAAACATTGGATGCGTGATGCCTCGTCGAGATTAAGACATCTTTGCACTTACCTCGGTCTTGGGCGTAATCTCGTCGAGCCATTTTGCGCTTGCTTCTATTGTGCTTTTAAGAATGGACAACAAATTGAGGACAGCTGCTTGCCAAAGGTGTTTTTTGGGACGCTGTTTGCTGGGAAATGCGaggaaaataatgaaaatgtaaacGCTTCCCGCCAAAAACGCGTTTGATTAGAGATGGCACTATAGTTAGAGATGTgagaatatttaaaagtagCCATATATCGTTATTTTTgtaatgtaaataaatatgtagaatGTATATTGTTGTATGAAGCAATGCTAAATAATTCTAAGTTTATATCTtcaattaaaacttaataaaaactttaaaataaacataaactgTATATACCTTTCTGCTTGATTACAGAATATTTAAAGAACGAACGGTGATCTTACACAGATGTCTGACATTTATTTCGTTCTACATGTAATTTTAATGTCGAGGAATCGGCGGTATAGTGTAGAGTATTTTCATACATGTCTACTTTCTACATATGTCGGTAGTTGCCACCCCATTTCTACGTAAgtgttgtttatttaatgACGTTGCCACCTGCttgcataaataaaacgcGCGCATTTCGAGTTTCAAATATTGACGTTTATTCAggttttaaatgaaatttacaaAAGTTCTCATTTTCGCTTGTCTGCCGTTACACTCATAGCACTATTGCGTATCGCTTTCAATAAACTTGTTGGACTTGCGTTTCTTgttacataattatttattggtttttagGCATCTAAAAGtagtacatttatttttagtgcaATTTTCGATTCGCATTGGTTATCTTCAAATAGATTTACAACGATGATTTTTTTCGCACAATGCGGCTGCTTTTGCGGTATACATAAGTTACAATTTAATATGTTGCGTTTACGtttaacttaaatattattaatcaCATGCAATagttaaataataatgatacaaataataattatacataGTTCAACCAGCGCGCCGGCACACTACGATC from Drosophila yakuba strain Tai18E2 chromosome 3L, Prin_Dyak_Tai18E2_2.1, whole genome shotgun sequence carries:
- the LOC6532647 gene encoding DNA replication licensing factor Mcm7, which gives rise to MARRDYAQDRESIKTFLSEFCKCDDDGKKEFVYGSQLVKLAHREQVLITIDLDDLAEFNESLAEAVVDNCRRYTSIFSDVIAELLPSYKQQEVHAKDALDVYIEHRLMMESRTRNPMEQRDERNSFPSELMKRFEVGFKPLSTEKAHSIREVKAQHIGKLVTVRGIVTRCTEVKPMMVVATYTCDRCGSETYQPVNSLSFTPVHDCPSDDCRVNKAGGRLYLQTRGSKFVKFQEVKMQEHSDQVPVGHIPRSMTIMCRGEVTRMAQPGDHIVVSGVFLPLMRTGFAQMIQGLLSETFLQAHRIICINKNDEISDKDAELTPEELEELAQDDFYERLATSLAPEIYGHLDVKKALLLLLVGGVDKRPDGMKIRGNINICLMGDPGVAKSQLLGYISRLAVRSQYTTGRGSSGVGLTAAVMKDPLTGEMTLEGGALVLADQGVCCIDEFDKMADQDRTAIHEVMEQQTISIAKAGIMTTLNARVSILAAANPAFGRYNPRRTVEQNIQLPAALLSRFDLLWLIQDKPDRDNDLRLAKHITYVHSHSKQPPTRVKALDMNLMRRYINLCKRKNPTIPDELTDYIVGAYVELRREARNQKDMTFTSARNLLGILRLSTALARLRLSDSVEKDDVAEALRLLEMSKDSLNQIHEHQKGHVPNTSDRIFAIVRELAGSGKGVKIADIMDRCTTKGFKPDQVDKCIDDYEELNVWQVNMGRTKITFI